TGGTACTCCGGCATCTACAGCGAAGGCATGTACTTCGACTATACCATCAGCGAAGACGCCAACCCTCTGGGCTTCCTCTATTCACGTCAGTCCATGCCCGAAGATTTTGAGCCCTTTGTCGCCGACCAGGGGGAACGCCAATGACCCACCCGACCCGATGGATACTCGCCGCAGCGTTCTGCGCGATTGCCCTTTTCACCACGGGATGCAGCGAAGAATGGTTCGCTGAAGACTGCGCCGAAATTGACCCCGACACGATGCCCGTCGAAAGAGTCCGCGTCGACGACTATGCGACATCCCACTACCTCGATACTTCTCTTCCCCCTGATCATCCGCTCATCCATCTCGTCCCCGACGACGACCATCGCCTTCACGTCCGCGTCGTCAACGACGACCTCCTCGAACTCGCCTTCATGCGCGATGGCCAGGTGGTAGTGGAAACCTATGCGGTCAGGGAAAAGCGCGAGGAGCTGCACTGGTAAGGGGTGGTGCCCGAGCTCAAGGTGATAAGGGCGTCTGACCCACGCTCTATCCCCCACCCTCGTCTCCCCATCCCGATCCATCAACCCTGTTGCCATCCCCCGTTCGGGTCGTTACTCTAGCTTCACATTTCGCAACGACTCCGGTGGGGACCTTTCAGACCACCACATCTGCTCAAGGAAGTTCCGACGTATGAGCACCGACCAAACATCACTCGCTGACTGGCTGCGCTCCGAGCGCACCGCCGCGGGCTTCTCCATCCCCCAACTCGCCAGCGCCATCAGCGCCTCCCCCGACGATCTCAAAGCCTGGGAGGCCGGCAAAGACGTGCCCATCGTGGTTAAGTAATTTCATCAAAACAACTAAAAACAAACATCAACACCAAACCTTACAACATAAAACCTAATAGGGAGGGCAACATTCCAAACAAAACACCTGACGAACTTGAGAATGCATTAAAAGGGGTCGCCACCGCATCAGCAGATACGTCGGAAGCACTAATCAATTATGCTGACGACCAAATCGCTAACAATGCGACCACATCCAACTTTGGAGCCAGGTTCTTTAAAGAGCTTTGGACAGCCTTGGATTATGCCGGTATTGTCTGGAACCGTGGCGCCCACGGTCATCTCGCATTGATGCAAGTCCTCCAAAACCTGACAGATCACCTTATCAGAGATGCATCATGGCGAAACGTTGATAAAGGAACTCACTTCTTTAACCTTGGCTTAGTGCATGTCGCAAATGGAGATGTAGACGCCGCGTTTAGGTACTTCTTATTTGCTGACGAGGAGGACCAACATCACACCGGCACCACAGCGGGTGATTTGTTTCGAACGCAAAGGTTGTTTAACGAGCTACGAACCAGATTTTTCAAAAATTGGCTTCGTTCCGGAACCCACTTCCACGATGGTTTACAAGATTCGCAAAGGTTAGGGGTCGTCGAACGCCTTATAAGCAGCATCCCCGACCTCTACTTACTTTCCCGGTGTCATCTTGGGCTGTTTAGAACTTGCCTGATTTTTCACCAAAGAGGTTCGAACGTACCTCAACCAATCGGAGCCTATCTCCTCGCCGTGGAAGATTTAGCTGTAGCGGCAGAGGCTAGCGCAAAACGGCTCCACTTCAACGGGCATTTTCAGTCCGGAGTAACATTCGGAAAAATGTGTAATGGCCGTAGTAATGTGGGCAATCTTGGTTTCGACCTAAATTCATATCCACGTAAATTTGATATAGATACGAAAGCGACCGCCTATCCAATTATTAAAGACGCCTTAGCCGGAGACAAAGGAGCGATGGCGCGTGTCGTTAGTGGCGTTCGCAACATTTCGGCTCACGCTCACCCGTTTCCTGTTTGGACATTAAATTCAACGGTGCTCTGGGAAGTGGTGTCGATCACCCTCGACTTTATCACAACGACTTCATCCGAAGTTGAACGAACATACCTGACGTCCCCGTCGCCCGTTCATCCCTAGAGTAGTGCCACCGCCTTTATATAATCAAAACCCAAATAAACAAAACCAGAGGACCCTCCAACTAAACATTTTGCCGCAACTGATAACCGTCCTTAACAAATCCAACCCATCACACTTGGCACGATCAGGAAACCAATTGATTACAAACGTACCCAACCATGAAGATTTTCGGAACGAAGGGCGCATTCTACTCAATCTCGCCTGGGACGAACTAAGGAGAGTTGATAGTGCGATCAACGATTTCCTTAGCTTTCCTAAAGTTGACGAGGAGAGGGACGATCTGGACGATCTGGAGATTCAATGGGTAAAGGAAGATATAGCTTATAGAAAACAGATGCATTTAGGTCTGGCTCGATCAATCCAACGCCCCCTCGGCGTTTGTCGCACCCTTATCGCGCAAGCTGCGGAGTTCCTCCTTAAGGCGAAGATTGCGGAAGTATCTCCCTTCATCTTGCTAAAAAACGATCATTCAAAGTGGCCTGGCAAAGACCAGTCCTATTCCGAGTTTCAAACGGTCGACGCGGGTGATCTTGTGCGCGTATGTAATAGTGTACTCAAACAACCTCTACCAGATAGCTTCGTGAATATGTTCGACATCCTCCGCAAGGACCGCAACGTGTATGTTCATGGAGTAACCCCGCCAACAAGCGTACCGCTGTCGAAAGTGTGTGAAGAGCCACTGCGGTTGATTCTGAAAGTGGCGCAGCACCTTGCTAACGAGAATTGGAGAGACACTCGAGCTTGGTTTGTAGCGAATTATGATACTGACACAATTTTAACCCATGGCGATCATATATCGGATTACATGGCCTATGAGATGGCGTGGCTAATCCAGCAGCTTGAGCCCTCCGAGTCCGAAAGGTATCTGAATTTCCATCCGAAGAAAGGAGGCAGAAACTATCTATGCCCATCCTGTTATCACGGCGA
This DNA window, taken from Lujinxingia sediminis, encodes the following:
- a CDS encoding helix-turn-helix domain-containing protein — protein: MSTDQTSLADWLRSERTAAGFSIPQLASAISASPDDLKAWEAGKDVPIVVK